A genome region from Arachis duranensis cultivar V14167 chromosome 8, aradu.V14167.gnm2.J7QH, whole genome shotgun sequence includes the following:
- the LOC107463140 gene encoding F-box/kelch-repeat protein At3g23880-like: MTLLFVIMNDAEKNASRGLVLLRRHTATARTPPLTDLPEELIMEILLRLPARKLVSLRSVCSSFGNLISTPEFTRNHLRRSCLRDPSLTSLRIACYNSLPLRSNGVRYDSFGILSVRSIMENPSEPTKVDYFSGQRYNRIVGSCHGLLCFFEDDGQNIHGILWNPCTGFIFQSPQISGQAILCGFGYDHLSDSYKLFAILRKKGPSGLEFSTRIYTFGPTSSWRRIDDIPFVPTEEPFMPDNMEGVFFGSSRSCTINWSVNHRMVVYFDLGKETYGYFSLPYTDSDDYFQRMSTYLFILGNCLSVCYEHLNAQCWFVWQMKEYGDAQSWTKLASISFHLQLVNLGFPLQSLYISESDVLLAISPSLRIVLCNLKDGSIYLPDSMNLKENYPNLSQSIGCSKMAYIYHESLVSPNSLQSNSSKMLLKKSKFIIS, translated from the coding sequence ATGACGTTACTGTTCGTAATTATGAATGACGCGGAGAAGAACGCGTCCAGAGGGCTGGTACTGCTCCGTCGTCACACGGCCACCGCAAGAACGCCGCCGCTGACAGACCTTCCGGAGGAGTTGATCATGGAAATCTTGCTGAGGCTTCCGGCAAGGAAGCTTGTTTCTCTAAGGAGCGTGTGCAGTTCATTTGGAAACCTAATTTCCACCCCTGAGTTCACCCGCAACCATCTTCGTCGTTCATGCTTACGCGATCCAAGCCTGACTTCGCTACGAATTGCTTGTTACAACAGTTTGCCCCTCAGAAGCAATGGTGTCAGATACGACAGTTTTGGAATTCTGTCCGTACGGTCAATAATGGAGAACCCTTCTGAACCTACTAAAGTCGATTACTTCAGTGGACAACGCTACAACAGAATCGTTGGTTCTTGCCATGGATTGTTATGCTTTTTTGAAGATGACGGCCAGAATATACATGGCATCTTGTGGAACCCCTGTACCGGATTCATATTCCAATCACCGCAAATCAGCGGTCAAGCCATCCTTTGTGGCTTTGGTTACGATCATCTCAGTGATAGCTACAAGCTCTTTGCAATTTTAAGGAAGAAAGGGCCATCTGGTTTGGAATTTAGTACCAGAATTTATACTTTTGGACCAACTTCTTCCTGGAGAAGAATTGATGATATCCCATTTGTCCCAACTGAAGAACCTTTCATGCCTGATAATATGGAAGGGGTATTTTTTGGTAGTAGCCGATCATGCACTATTAATTGGAGTGTGAATCATCGGATGGTTGTTTATTTTGACTTGGGTAAAGAGACTTATGGTTATTTTTCTCTGCCTTATACCGATTCAGATGATTATTTTCAGAGGATGAgcacttatttatttatcttgggAAACTGTCTTTCTGTTTGTTATGAGCATTTAAACGCACAATGCTGGTTTGTGTGGCAGATGAAGGAATATGGAGATGCTCAATCTTGGACTAAATTGGCAAGTATTTCCTTCCATCTGCAACTCGTAAATTTGGGTTTTCCTTTACAATCTCTTTACATCTCAGAAAGTGATGTACTTTTGGCCATTTCTCCCTCTTTAAGAATAGTTTTGTGTAATTTAAAGGATGGTAGCATATATTTACCTGACAGCATGAATTTAAAGGAGAACTATCCTAATCTTTCTCAAAGTATAGGTTGTTCTAAGATGGCTTATATCTACCATGAAAGCTTAGTTTCACCAAATAGTCTTCAAAGCAACTCGTCCAAAATGCTGCTGAAAAAATCCAAGTTTATTATCTCTTAA
- the LOC107463141 gene encoding uncharacterized protein LOC107463141 — MVLKIGPDRPVQPEKPGTGQLTGPELWGVIKGLQLAITHNWNYVIMESNSLDAINFIKHGCPALHSCASLVKEIRILSSRIQQVHWNHILRETNSVADILAKKGQSMPLGLHIIEDSIPDIFNALSSDCMGFLRLRETL; from the exons atggttctgaaaatcggaccggaccggccggttcaaccGGAAAAACCGGGAACCGGTCAGTTAACCGGTCCGG AATTATGGGGGGTCATTAAAGGACTCCAACTGGCCATCACCCACAACTGGAACTATGTTATCATGGAATCAAATTCTCTCGATGCTATCAACTTCATTAAACATGGATGCCCTGCCCTTCACTCTTGTGCATCGCTTGTAAAAGAAATCCGAATCTTATCAAGTCGCATCCAACAGGTGCATTGGAACCACATTCTCCGCGAAACAAATTCAGTGGCGGACATTCTAGCAAAGAAGGGGCAATCAATGCCGCTAGGTCTCCACATCATTGAAGATTCTATTCCTGATATTTTCAATGCTCTTTCTtctgattgtatgggttttctTAGATTGAGAGAGACTCTTTAG
- the LOC107463142 gene encoding F-box/kelch-repeat protein At3g23880-like, with amino-acid sequence MDKHMQIKNKEAKRNASRGLELVSCSRARTRQLADLSEEMIMEILLRLPTRTLASLKSVCRSWRNLISTPDFTRNHLRRSCLRDSSLTPPRIFYCTHDGWYGGIESFFEPSMLDNPSEPTKVARFSRGGYRIVGSCHGLLCFFDSDADDDHIHAILWNPCTGFIFQSPQINGKPYFSGFGYDHLSDTYKFYATITKKVPSGVESSARIYTFGPTSSWRRIDDTPSSLLCPRTAYDPCMADNLKGVFLSSGKACTINWCVYDVVLYFDLGKETYGRFTLPDRDSNYGYSWTHYTSLYVLRDCLSVCYRKTQRWIVWQMKEYGDAKSWTTLAMIPFHPQLYDPLQPLYISESDVLLVMSRSFKLVLCNLNDGSIDFSLIDSCSNGMEFCLYLSQYSCSRMAYIFHETLVSPNGLQSNSSKMLLHFIESKPKPKPNLSFTW; translated from the coding sequence ATGGACAAACACATGCAGATCAAGAATAAGGAAGCGAAGAGGAATGCGTCGAGAGGGCTGGAACTGGTCAGTTGCTCCAGGGCAAGAACACGGCAGCTGGCAGACCTTTCGGAGGAGATGATAATGGAAATCTTGCTGAGGCTTCCGACAAGGACGCTTGCTTCCCTAAAGAGCGTGTGCAGGTCATGGAGAAACCTCATTTCAACCCCTGACTTCACCCGCAACCACCTTCGTCGTTCATGCTTACGCGATTCAAGCCTGACTCCGCCACGGATTTTTTATTGCACTCACgatggttggtatggtggtatCGAATCTTTCTTCGAGCCGTCAATGTTGGACAATCCTTCGGAACCTACTAAAGTCGCTCGCTTCAGTAGGGGAGGCTACAGAATCGTTGGTTCTTGCCATGGATTGTTATGCTTCTTTGATAGCGATGCTGATGATGACCACATCCATGCCATCTTGTGGAACCCCTGTACCGGATTCATATTCCAATCACCGCAAATCAACGGCAAACCCTACTTTTCTGGCTTTGGTTACGACCATCTCAGTGACACCTATAAATTTTACGCAACGATAACGAAGAAAGTGCCATCTGGTGTTGAATCTAGTGCCAGAATTTATACATTTGGACCAACTTCGTCTTGGAGAAGAATTGATGATACTCCATCTAGCCTACTTTGTCCCCGAACAGCTTACGATCCTTGTATGGCTGATAATTTGAAAGGGGTATTTTTAAGTAGTGGCAAAGCATGCACTATTAATTGGTGTGTTTATGATGTGGTTCTTTATTTTGACTTGGGTAAAGAGACTTATGGTCGTTTTACCCTCCCTGATAGGGATTCAAATTATGGTTATTCCTGGACTCACTACACCAGCTTATATGTCTTGAGAGACTGCCTTTCTGTTTGTTATAGGAAAACACAACGTTGGATTGTGTGGCAGATGAAGGAATACGGAGATGCTAAATCTTGGACTACATTGGCAATGATTCCCTTTCATCCGCAACTGTATGATCCTTTACAACCTCTCTACATCTCAGAAAGCGATGTGCTTTTGGTCATGTCTCGATCTTTTAAATTAGTCTTGTGTAACTTAAACGATGGCAGCATAGATTTTTCACTGATTGACAGCTGCTCTAATGGCATGGAGTTCTGTCTTTATCTTTCTCAATATTCATGTTCTAGAATGGCTTATATTTTCCATGAAACCTTAGTTTCACCCAATGGTCTTCAAAGTAACTCATCCAAAATGCTGCTGCACTTCATCGAGTCTAAACCCAAACCCAAACCCAATCTTAGTTTTACTTGGTGA